A genomic window from Salvelinus namaycush isolate Seneca chromosome 21, SaNama_1.0, whole genome shotgun sequence includes:
- the LOC120066190 gene encoding protein NDRG4-B-like isoform X4, which yields MAGMKEQQFTEEKPLLPEQRGQDTEMENCETLMPIGDWKEHDIETPYGMLHVVIRGAPKGNKPAILTYHDVGLNHKLCFNSFFHNEDMQEITKHFVVCHVDAPGQQIGASQMPQGYQYPTMDQLAGMLPSVVQHFGFKSIVGIGVGAGAYILAKFALIFPDLVEGLVLLNIDPNGKGWIDWATGKLSGLTSALPDTVLPHLFSQEELMNNTELVQSYRQQINNTINQVNLQLFWNMYNSRRDLEMNRSGTIINAKTLKCPVMLVVGDNAPAEEGVVECNSKLDPTNTTFLKMADSGGLPQLTQPGKLSEAFKYFLQGMGYMPSASMTRLARSRTASLTSGSSIESSRIRGFTHTDSNEGQPSTCARPPTLRPIASSAPSHTHPLACRQFL from the exons GAACATGACATTGAGACTCCGTATGGGATGCTTCATGTGGTTATTCGTGGGGCCCCCAAAGGAAACAAGCCTGCCATCCTCACCTACCATGATGTGGGGCTTAACC ACAAGTTGTGCTTCAACAGCTTCTTCCACAACGAGGACATGCAGGAGATCACCAAGCACTTTGTGGTGTGTCATGTGGATGCTCCTGGACAGCAGATTGGAGCCTCTCAGATGCCACAGGG GTACCAGTACCCCACCATGGACCAGCTGGCAGGCATGCTGCCCAGTGTAGTGCAGCACTTTGG ATTCAAGAGCATTGTGGGCATTGGAGTTGGGGCTGGCGCCTACATCCTGGCCAAATTTGCT CTGATCTTCCCTGATCTGGTGGAGGGCCTGGTGCTGCTCAACATCGACCCCAACGGGAAGGGCTGGATCGACTGGGCCACCGGCAAG cTCTCTGGGCTCACCAGTGCTCTTCCAGACACAGTCCTGCCCCACCTCTTTAGCCAG GAGGAGCTGATGAACAACACAGAGCTGGTCCAGAGTTACCGTCAACAGATCAACAACACCATCAACCAGGTCAACCTGCAGCTCTTCTGGAACATGtacaacag ccgTAGGGATCTGGAGATGAACCGCTCTGGGACCATCATCAATGCCAAGACCCTGAA GTGCCCTGTCATGCTTGTTGTTGGTGACAACGCTCCAGCTGAGGAGGGAGTG GTTGAATGTAATTCCAAACTTGACCCGACCAACACCACCTTCTTAAAG ATGGCTGACTCTGGTGGACTTCCTCAGCTCACACAG CCTGGAAAACTGTCCGAAGCATTCAAGTACTTCCTTCAGGGGATGGGCTACA tGCCCTCTGCCAGTATGACCCGTCTGGCACGCTCCCGGACGGCCTCGCTGACCAGTGGCAGCTCTATTGAGAGCTCTCGTATCCGGGGTTTTACACACACTGACAGCAACGAGGGCCAG CCCTCCACCTGCGCCCGCCCTCCTACACTCAGACCCATAGCCTCATCTGCCCCCTCCCACACTCATCCGCTTGCCTGCCGACAGTTTCTGTGA
- the si:ch211-194m7.8 gene encoding olfactomedin-4, translated as MGTLTLTMLLLLLLLTSTSNGDAQRIPGLKKDDSCSCQVNSSVWVFPAMKFEGVLQLVQDCGDSLQNLQAQVKLSNERLPEIQATIENVTARLEPYQYLNDQGLYTALHLRQLAKGLRELEEDISSIHQDKPSDQTQKLTQEIGKVRKEVDKMHLSNTFNMKTVKEKLRSLKNGVESCRTIPEEFISKQGVCSQRIMSNISTPVITKISPYGKSYTSGSWGRQAKQVMEDQEGSGVFYWVQPLVSSHRLGNIVRRYRSYDDFMASKNHEDVSVAPSYSHANAIQGSGTVVYGEAVFYNCYFSPELCRYDLQTKVTTRLNIPDIGTNNKFPYCYYNCKDWTDTDFAADETGLWVIYSTLGNHGNLVLSRLDSEAFNVTHTWTTRLFKKSVTNAFMVCGILYATRYIDQFHEEVFYAFDTATGKDDNTLALPLEKIENGVASLSYNPIDRQLYMYNDGYLLSYQAIF; from the exons ATGGGTACTCTAACACTGACTATGCTGTTGCTCCTGTTGCTCCTAACATCCACT AGTAATGGTGATGCCCAGCGTATTCCTGGCTTGAAGAAGGATGACTCATGTTCATgtcaggtcaacagtagtgtctGGGTGTTCCCTGCCATGAAGTTTGAGGGGGTGCTGCAGCTGGTGCAGGACTGTGGCGACTCCCTGCAAAACCTCCAGGCACAG GTGAAGCTGTCCAACGAGAGGCTTCCTGAGATCCAGGCCACCATTGAGAACGTGACAGCTCGCCTGGAGCCGTACCAGTACCTGAACGACCAGGGTCTGTACACCGCCCTGCACCTGCGTCAGCTAGCTAAGGGACTGAGGGAGCTGGAGGAAGACATCAGCTCCATACACCAAGACAAGCCAAGTGATCAGACTCAGAAACTGACCCAAGAG ATAGGTAAGGTACGTAAGGAGGTAGATAAGATGCATTTGTCAAACACCTTTAACATGAAGACGGTGAAGGAAAAACTTCGCTCGCTGAAGAATGGCGTGGAGTCCTGTAGGACAATCCCAGAGGAGTTCATAA GCAAGCAAGGTGTTTGCTCTCAACGCATCATGTCCAACATCAGCACCCCTGTGATCACAAAGATCAGCCCGTATGGCAAAAGCTATACGTCTGGTTCCTGGGGTCGCCAGGCCAAGCAGGTCATGGAAGACCAGGAGGGCAGTGGGGTGTTCTACTGGGTTCAGCCCCTCGTGAGCAGCCACAGACTGGGGAACATCGTTCGACGCTACCGCTCCTACGACGACTTCATGGCCTCCAAGAACCACGAGGATGTGTCCGTGGCACCGTCCTACAGCCATGCTAATGCCATCCAGGGCTCCGGCACGGTGGTGTATGGTGAGGCAGTGTTTTATAACTGCTACTTCTCCCCTGAGCTGTGCCGCTATGACCTACAAACCAAGGTCACAACTCGTCTGAATATCCCAGACATCGGTACCAACAACAAGTTTCCCTACTGCTACTACAACTGTAAAGACTGGACGGACACCGACTTTGCTGCTGATGAGACTGGCCTGTGGGTAATCTACAGCACACTGGGTAACCATGGGAACCTGGTGCTGAGCCGGCTAGACAGCGAGGCGTTCAACGTGACACACACTTGGACCACGCGCCTCTTCAAGAAGTCAGTGACTAATGCCTTCATGGTGTGCGGAATACTGTATGCCACCCGTTACATTGACCAATTCCATGAGGAGGTGTTCTATGCGTTTGACACAGCAACAGGTAAAGACGACAACACCCTGGCTCTTCCCCTGGAGAAGATTGAGAACGGTGTGGCCAGTCTGAGCTACAACCCCATCGACAGGCAGCTCTACATGTACAATGATGGTTACCTTCTGTCTTACCAAGCTATCTTTTAA